From Chryseobacterium sp. H1D6B, a single genomic window includes:
- a CDS encoding glycogen/starch synthase: MPNQKILYITTEMYPYQEDTNMATVVNKMALKMHNEGNDVRVFMPRFGQISERKFQLHEVIRLSGMNIIINDLDQPLIIKVASLPGERLQVYFIDNEEYFKRKQYYFDDEGNPFEDNDERAIFFARGVIETIKKLNWVPDVIHLNGWMASFVPIYLKTYYKSDTYFKDAKIVLSLYNEKDVALDPKIGEKLQFDNISGLKALDNPSIQSFVNDSMNYVDMVVKGDEFLNGDLDKAFNETATPKSEYLDIDSINKLY; the protein is encoded by the coding sequence ATGCCGAATCAAAAAATACTGTACATTACTACGGAAATGTATCCATATCAAGAAGACACCAATATGGCTACAGTGGTAAACAAAATGGCACTTAAGATGCACAATGAAGGCAATGATGTAAGAGTTTTTATGCCAAGATTTGGACAAATAAGTGAGAGAAAATTCCAACTTCATGAGGTGATCCGCCTTTCCGGAATGAATATTATTATTAATGATCTAGATCAGCCTCTAATTATTAAAGTAGCGTCTCTTCCAGGAGAAAGACTTCAGGTTTACTTTATAGACAATGAAGAGTATTTCAAAAGAAAACAATATTATTTCGATGATGAAGGAAACCCTTTCGAGGATAATGATGAGAGAGCCATCTTCTTTGCAAGAGGAGTAATTGAAACGATTAAGAAACTAAACTGGGTTCCGGATGTTATTCACTTAAATGGCTGGATGGCTTCTTTTGTTCCTATTTATCTTAAAACATACTACAAATCTGACACTTACTTTAAAGACGCTAAGATCGTTCTTTCTTTATATAACGAGAAAGACGTTGCACTAGATCCTAAAATAGGTGAAAAATTACAGTTTGATAATATTTCAGGATTAAAAGCGTTAGATAATCCAAGTATTCAAAGTTTTGTAAATGACAGTATGAATTATGTAGATATGGTAGTGAAAGGAGATGAGTTTCTGAATGGAGACTTAGATAAAGCTTTTAATGAGACTGCTACTCCAAAATCAGAATATCTTGATATAGATTCCATAAACAAACTTTATTAA